caaATTCATTGATCAActgtatactggagcctcagaatggaatgagttgcctctgcctaATAAAACAACGTTCTCTCTGGACAgctttaaaaaataaagtaaaaatatgtttgatgtcttctgtgcccatatgaataacccttatgatgtaactggaatgatgagatagatgttcttcttcttcgtttttgttttattatttcactgccatactgtTTTTGATCTtgtctagccatcttgtctcaagaggaccacaatggaaatcagtcccagactttattgtgtgttatcctcaatgattttattcatgtgcatgtatggcttttaagttttatgtgtgcttgttttttaaaatgttcgaattaataaactaaactaaactgaaggaccttacagataattgtatgtgtggggttcgGAGATGGGGTACTCATTTAAAAATCCTATTAAGCAATATTATTGCACAACAGAGTGattccatgcaatttattatgtgacttgctcagcacatttttactcctgaacgtaacTTGCCATAATTAAAGAGTTGAATGCTTATTGACTCAAGCCATTTCAACTATTCatgttttattcatttgtaagcatttccactttgatattatggggtactgtgctgtgtagatcagtgacacaaaatctcaatttaatccattttaaattcaggctgtaacacaacaaaatgtggaaaaagtcaaggggtgtgaatactttctgaaagcactgtaaatactgtacatacagagGTATGAAttcacactaaaatacaaaaaagACAAAAGGTTAATTCAGACTTTTTATATTCCATTATGCTAATAGTAGACTATTTGATCTATTACTACATTTCCAAATAGTGCATGTAAACGACAAGTGTATTTGTACCTGTTCAGAGTGTCCACCAAATCCAGCTCCTCAAACAAGTCAACCATGTCACATCCCAGAATTTGCAGGTCCCCATTCCGCAGAACTGTAAAGATTTTAGACCACAATCACAGGGGGTTGTTCTTCAAATTCCTCAAAAAAACGATTTGATATGAACATCGGGTTACATTTTATATGATCTATATTTGCAAAATCCATAAAGGATATATTAATTATAAAGGGTATACTCACAGTTTTTAAGTGAGTTGGTAATTGAGACAGCTAGGCTGGAGGTGGAGGGTTTGAACACTGTATGGCTTCAAACATTAAACTGAACTATAATTTCATCTCATCGTCATATACCAGAGCTGTTTACCAAAGAAGTGGTGGGAAAACCACTTTGTTGTTGTTCCAATACCAGATTGCCCTTTTAACTAGCTAGATAAGCACTTTGTTGTTGTTCCAATACCAGATTGCCCTTTTAACTAGCTAGATAAGCACTTTGCAGCGTACTCCGGACCATGATAACAACAAGTCAGAATTTCATAATGCCTTTACAATCAAATTGGACTATGACATTTTATATTGGATAAAATCTTTGTGGAGATAACATCAATAAAATGATGGTCTCTGGCATTGTGACTACTACAAATCCCTCTCTTGATAGGAATCCACGATCTGGTTTTTGAGATGTCATCACCACCATGTTTATTTGACAGTGTAGAGACGTCTATAACGTGACACTAGACTTGAGTACGGGTGAACTGTCTGTAAGCAAATACAATTTTAACCATTGTACTGAGGTTGGATGGTACGATCATACAAGACACCAGTGATTAATCTGATGGTCTACAAAGCATGCGTGTGTACATTTGTGCAGCTTCACATGATTTACCTTGCAGGATGTTACCGAGTGGCTGGAATTGACTGAAGGAACAGCCTTTGATATTCATCTTGTAAATCACAATGGGTATCTGCCCATTGGCCTTCTAAAACATGACAAAGGGATCGTCATTCAGGGGCTGGCTTTTATGAGACAATTATGAGTTGCAGATTAATGGTTGTGTGTTTTCATCGAAATTAGAGAAATCATATTAGGACATTCTCCATTATTCACAGTTTTCCATTTTTGGGGTAAAACATGAGTTTCACACACACGGTTTACAATAACTTACAAGGATATTGGCAATTAGACATGTAATAATTGATGGTAAGATAAGACAGTAATAAAATACACTTTTGTGTGGAGGCTCTGTTCTTCCTTTCATTAAGACACACTTTATCAGAACATGGAAGAGTAGACTACCTGTAATCTTCTCAGCTCCTCTGCCAGGTTTGATTTAGAGGTGCAGTCGTATTCAATTTGCACTGACAGGAAATCAAGGGACTCCTGAATGGGAAATATGTTATCACCATCACAGCAATACGGTGGGTGCATTGGGAAAAGTATAAACCCTGTGCAggtttcacattttgttgctttGGAGTCTGACATTGTGACACATTCAATTGTCCAAAATGTCAAAGGTACTGTACCCATACCTTAATGGCAGCCTCGCTTTGGTAAAGGATGGGAACATCACTGGCCCTTACGCCAATCGACACATGGCCGCCTGAGAGGAGAGCACAGAATGGAGAGGGCTGATGTGTTGAGAAGCTTGATGACATTGTTGGATAGAGATTAAACACATTTTGACATCTCTGTGCGTTCAGCGCCTATACCTTGGGTCTCCCTTTTTCAGGTCACCACCCTccactggggtgtgtgtgtgtgtgtgtgtgtgtgtgtgtgtgtgtgtgtgtgtgtgtgtgtgtgtgtgaccatgcaGTGTTTCACTTTTCCCCAGATCCTAACCTTTGCTATCTAATGGCGTTCACAACACTTGGCCAGAAATAATCTCTTCTGATAAGGAAAACAATATACACGCAACCATGAATGATAGTACTAGAAAAGTCAAGGATGGGACATAATTGAGGCACAGTCACTGACCTCTTTCACATCCGGTTGACTGATATTTTGTGAAACAATTTTGACAAAATCTGTCTAAATCTAAAGCCGCTTTGCTATGAAAACGTGTCGGTTCCAAACTATTCAGAACACCTTGTAGCACTAAAGATCTTCCTAAGAACCCACATACTGTCGGAGTATTTCTTGCGGGCGACAGGTGCAACACATCACTGCATTCTTTACCAGAAAGTAGGCTGGCTCTTTTAGTTATAaagctctttaaaaaaaaaaaactcccaaTACCTCACAGCGTTAATAACCTTTAGATTTATGAGTTACCATACCCTGTCTAAGGAATGGCGATCTCTAGAAATCCATTCGGTCTCCTCAGTTAGGTAATTCAGCTTTTAGTTTCTTTGCACCCCATTGTTCCATACATCTAGAGTTCAGTACAACTGGATGTACTAATGCCCCTCGGGCAGTTCAAAATGTTGATTGGGGACCTCTTTGCCGAGGAATGTGATCGTTTTTCTTAACTGTGTTTGTGATTTTGTGTCTTTGTATGTTATTGTATTTTGTCAATTTTGTGCATGCAGGGCTCCCTTGCAATTGGACTCTTTTAAAATAAAGGTACATGTATTGTTAAATCTGTATACTGTTCCCCAAAACCCTGTGAATAATGTATATCTTCTACCACATGCTAATTAAGGGTTTACCTTGGCCAGGAAACAGTTGATGGTAGAGGTGGTACACGTTGGCGTGGGCACGGAGAGCGTGTTTTAGCTGCAGATTCACCTCATCCCTCAGCTCTTCAAGGTGGCTCAGTGTCACCCAAGAGTGTGCTAGTTCTCCATACGCCAGAAAAACAAATTCAGCATATTGCTGAAATACATCTGGCAGCTCTGCGCTTTCCCAGCCCCCGTATCTGGATCGAAGGGCCTCCGGTAAAGCAGAGCGATGCAAGACAACAAGTGGTTTGAGGCCTACTTCCACTAGCTGTTCCAAGAAGGTCCGGTAGCAAGACAATGCAGGCTGACTGGGCTGGCTGGGGTCACCTGTGGGCAAAAGTTGAGCCCAGGACAGGGGAACTTTGAAGTGAGTTACTCCCCGACTCTGGAGATACTGGAAGTAGAGTCTGGAGCCCAAGGGAAGTGGATGACTGCAGTCAAAGGCATCAATGGGTTTGGTGCTCAAGTCCATCCTCAAGTGGTTGGTGAGAGGGCCTGCTAGAAGCATAAAATCCTGTGGGTCGTATTCCTGACACAGACAGCCATAGAGGCACATcaggtatagagagagaaccTGCACCAGGTTCTTCATCTTGGTGGTGGAAGGTGAACTGCACAGTAAGCCTTTTATAGCACTGCTGTTTACTGTATTGAACTCTTGTATCGTTTATGTAATCATGCTAGATAACGCATGTCAGAGATATATTGCAGTTGTGTTTATAACTTGCATACAGTGGACATGCTGAAAAAGTGTTTTATTTCTGGGGCTATGGCTCAATTGCAAAAAAATCTGTACTCTTtttgtttcctccccttcatctgcactATTTGACagatattgtcacgatcgtcgtaataactggaccaaggcgcagcgtacgtaGAGTTCCACGTGTTTAATCAGATGAAACtcacaaaaaaaacaataaacagcaaAACAAAACGTGAAGCAAATGcagtgctcgcaggcaactacacacaaacaagatcccacaaaaaccagtgGGTGCCTAAATGGCTGCCTagatatgatccccaatcagagacaatgataaacagctgcctctgattgggaaccataccagaccaacatagaaatagacaacctagactaGAACCCCCCCCCAGTCACATCCCGACCagaccaaaatagagaataaaaatgctctctatggtcagggcgtgacagatatacAATATAGTGGAAGCTCAGACAATCTGGATCAAACCCTCATAGGGTGTCATTTGCAAACATCCCCAAAACTTTTgcttcattcatgtgaccgaccaatactgggtcatgcatgtgacagaccaatacctcacgaggcttcttctctctgAACTGAAACCTTGAAACAGATATCCCTTTCTCAAAACCAGGTTCTGGCCATACTGCCAAATTCCAGATACTGATGATTCGTTCAGTcgcttgcatgaacacagaaattggttattagaaaagaacatgaatagaacacagaaatgtGTTAAAGGAAAAGCGCAAACAATACAATTTTCCATCACAGGAGACATGAATTTATTAGAAAAAGTTTATTTAAGAAATTGAGCACAAAAATACTATTCATACAAAAGTATTTAAACAAATTGTTTGAGATGACAGTTGACACTTAATGGCACTGCTGATATAATGTGTGCACTGATGGCATCGTAAGATCACATTCAAGGCATTGGGTCGTTTCAACCGTAAAAAGATAATGATAACATTTACAACAGTCACTGAGACTGCAGCACGGGGGTCATTATTAACGGCTTGAAAGCTTTTGAATGTTACTTGCATCAATGCCTCAATAATGAACATGGAACAGATGTTGAATTGCATAGAGAAGTAACACAGAGCCACAAATCTACATGTACCAATTTCAGGagaaaacactgaacaaaacaatatAGAAAAATAACCCTGAATTGTGGGGGTCTTGAATTACTTCTGAAAATGCTATTCGACAGAGTAAATGCTTAgtttgtataattttttttcttaaaaaaaaaaaaaccttgggTCTCTGGTTCATGTTCAGTAGGCACAAAACAGGACGGGAGAGGTACTACCGGAACTTATCCTATAGGAAGGATTAATTAAATTTTCCCTTTCTAAACATTGCTATGTTGTGCCCTACTGAACAAGACCCAGAGTTCAACTGGTGTATGGCATAGATGCGTTACCCTCAAATCGTGGATGGTCCTCAATATGTAAAATAACTCCCAATCTGTTGAGTCCCTCAGTTTATGTAGAAATCCAAAAAGACAACAAACTTCATAGTTGTTACAATTTGGCCATCCTGACCTTAAAGGTTTAATCTTGCAATGTCGTCCAAACACTTTCCATATTAAACTAACAAAACGGAAGAAATCAGTATCAAAAGGATGTTTAACATTACCAGACAAGATAACAATTTACATGAATTCAAGCATTACCCAGGTTTTTTTAAAATCCTTTGGACAAAGGTGCCAAAATAGGCTTCCAGTTCCCAGACTTGGCAACAGTCAGATTTATGGGAGGGGGTTCATGATGAAAGTAGGTTAGTTCTCTTTCTGCAAACCACATATTGCTGTGCTTCAACTCAAATGTAACTGTTGTTTCTGGTGGTTGACCCAAAATAGTTTGAACCATTTGCTCATTGTAAGCTGTTGCACATGGAAGACAGTTATCCACTCCATAATATCACTTCTAACACCAACTATTACCATACCAGTTAACATCCCCAAACACTGACTCACTGTGGTTCCCTAttcctcacaaaacacacacacaaaaaaatgacaCTTTGACATGGTTTTGCGACACAGTTGGGTTGCCCATACCTTCTTAGAATGGCTGAAATGTAAACTCCAGTTTTAGATTGAAGGCAAACATAAGATTGACCTCTAAACTCCAGCAAAGAGGGAAAAACTACAAACAAGAGGAGACACTAGTATTCCCCCCACAGAAACAGCACAGCCACCCTGAGACAAATAGGAATGTTCTGAAAAGTTTGTGGACACTTTGGATCTTCAGATGTGCTCAAGTATAGCTGGGTAGTAAGGCGCTGCTCGTTAAGTTTGGCATGTTTCCCTTGAACGTTCACTGGCCTCAACACTGAAAGACAGACGGATTGATCCTCCTCAAGTCACATACACACCTGCCCCCACACAATGCTCCCTGGTACCCCTACTGTCCCAGATGCAAGAATCTATCCTGAGAGGGCCAGGTGGACCAATGACGAAGTTATGCTTGTAAACCTGAAGGCAAGGGGAAAAATGTTTAACGTCAGTTTGAAGTAGACAATTTTACTCTATACACAACACCCGTTCATTGATTCCATCCACTATAAAAATTAAGACATAGATATACCATGCAAATTACTACTGAAGACGTACTTCTTGTGACGCATGGCACAGCCTACTCACCTTTCTCGCAGGTGCTGCTCTGCTTCTCCTGGGCAAAGTTGAGGCGGTTCTGCTCCACGGCCGTCCCGTTGGACTCGGGACTGTTGCTCCTCGAGGTGCTGCTGTTGTCCTCATTCTGGTAGGCCAGGTCCAGGTGCTGCTGGGCCAGCTTTAGGTGCCTTCTTAGCCTCTCCAGCTCCCGCTGCGACGCCTCATCCCCAAACGACTCACGGCCCGAGTCGCCCAGGTTGTAATCCAATCGCATACCTTTTGGGTCCTTCTTCGGCACTGTGTTGTAACCTGGAGGAGCTGTGGGCACCTGGCGGCCACATAGTGAGGGATGCTGGCTGGCCAGTTGGTGGGGGGTTGGGGGGCGAGGACGAGGGAGGCAGAAACAGTCCCGTATGCCACTATAACCCAGGTGGAGGATCTCCAGCACAGTGAAAAGCAGACAGAGGGCACTCACCGCATACATAATGAACAGGAAGATGGTTTTCTCCGTGGGACGCGACACGAAGCAGTCCACTGTGTGTGGGCAGGGCGAGCGCATGCACACGTACGAGGGAGACACCTCCAGGCCGTAGAGAACGTACTGGCCGAACAGAAAGGAGACCTCGAAAGCAGCACGCGACAGCAGCTGGAACACGTACACCTTCATGAGGCCGTCGCGCTTGATGCGCCGGCGCCCGTCATGTTTCTTGCTAggcttctccttcttctccaacTCGATCTCTTCGGAGATCATGGGGTCCTCCTCGCCATTGTCCTCCGCCGCCTCGTAGTTCCGGTTGGTCCCTAGGCTCACCATAGGCATCCTCTTCCCGCGGGGCCTGTACTCATCGTCGTCCATGCGGGCGATTTTGTGCATGGCGAAGCCCAGGTACAGAATAGTGGGGGTGGTGATCATGATCACCTGGAAGACCCAGAAGCGGATGTGCGAGAGCGGTGCAAAGGCGTCGTAGCACACATTCTCGCAACCGGGTTGGTGGGTATTGCACACAAACTTGCTCTGTTCATCGTAGTAGATGGACTCGCCTCCTACAGCCGTCAACACAATGCGGAAGACGATAAGCAGTGTGAGCCAGATCTTGCCCACAAAGGTAGAGTGGTTGGAGATCTCGTCCAGGAGACGCGTCAGGAAACTCCAGCTCATGGTGCCTCcggagtgaggggagagagactTTCAGATCTAtatgggggaaagagggaggaaaaaTCAGCAAAATAGACTATTGTATAGGAGCGCCTGAAAGTGAGGCAGTATCTAGAATCAATATTCAAATATTAGATTTCTCAAGAAATGTCTAACCAGGCTCTATAATGACATCAGCCTCAACTGCCAGAAGCGTACAGCTCATTGCTGAAGAATGACGAGGGATTCCTCCTCAGTACGAGAGTTTGCAACAGTGTGAGAGCCAAAGGATAAACTCAGATTCAGTGCCCACAAATATCACAATATGGAAACTGCCTAAATAATATGAAGATAAGACCTTTTGCCTGCAGAGGAGCAGTACATTGACTACACCAACCAACTGAAGTTTGTAGATGTGTTGTACACCTGCATGTACCAATAAATTGATAAAAATGTGTCTCCGGTGATGAAGGCCTTTTTCCGTTTGACAGTGTAGGCCTCTTTCTATGCAAGAGGACAAAAATGTGGTGATCCACCAGCAAGACATCAGTAATGTCCACCAGATGGCAGTAACGGCAGTGTGTCTCAAAGGCCGCTCGGTGTGGATAACAGAAGTTCCCTCTTGAGAAGGCACATGTTCGGGCAAGGACCTCATGCAATAGGCCTGTATCACTAGGCCCAACTGGGATGTCTACTCTCATTAAAACAGCTGGAAGACTAAATCATGTACCAGCTTCCAAGCCATCTAGGGCTACAAACGCAAATCAAGTTATGTCACACGCGCTGAATGGAACcgatgtagaccttaccgtgaaatggtaatacttacaagcccttaaccaacaacgcaatTAAGACaagatttactaaataaagtttaaaaaaataagataCATAtgtaataacaataatgaggctatatacagggggtaccggtaccgagtcaatgtttgggggtacaggttagtcaatgtaaaaaaaaaaatatgtaaaatgtacatgtaggtaggggtagtgactatgcatagataataaaaagaGTGAAATAGCAGTGTAaagttaattgttcagcagtcttatggctttggggtagatgCTTTTAAAGAACcttttgaacctagacttggcgctcactCCCTTGTTGTCAAAGGCAGCGTAACCCAATTCTGATTTTTCTTTTAGAACAATCCATTCAGATATTTTCCAGAGCTGATCGTTTGATTTATTGGGATCCTCATTAGCCAAAGCTAATGGCGAACgctggtcttactggggtccgacatttattttaatttttttacaaaAGACATTACATACATTAACATGTACTGTGTGCATTAAATCAGTTAcgcatacatgtcagtacatacacacaagtaggtcacatgggggagaggtgttgtgccgtaaggtgttgctttatttgtttttttaaaccaggtttgctgttcacttgcgctataaaagatgggagttccatgcactcatggctctgtataatactgtacatttcctAGAAacgtctttacaaccattgaatctacactgaacaaaaataaacacaacatgtaaggttttggtcccatgtttcatgtgctgaaataaaacattccagaaatgtttcatacaaACAAAAGGCTTATTTTGCTCAAATTTTGGGCCCAATTTTTTTTGCGGCCCTGtaggtgagcatttctcctttgccaagataatccatccacaaagcccttttgttgggaaaaactcattctgactgGCTGGGCTTGGCTCCCCAGTGGATGGGCCAATACCCTCCAAGGCACCCCTGcccggtcatgtgaaatccatagattagcgcCTAATGAAttctgactgatttccttatatgaactgtaactcagtaaaatctttgaattgttgcatttatatttttattcagtgtaagtatttgaaaaatgttaaacggtatacttcacccaaattacaattggtttccttaccctgtaagcagtctatgaacAAGGTATGACAgtaggcaggtttccattgacccaggtttattTGACAAAAGCAGAATCATTGCAACATGTACAGAGCAtgcgaaaagtattcagacctcttgacttttcccacagtttgttacattacagccttattctaaaatggagatgcaaaattgagctcaggtgcatcctgtttccattgatgttTGATGTTGTTTGTTTGATGTTTCTTGATgtttctacagtcgtggccaaaagttttgagaatgacacaaactgctgcctcagtttgtatgatggcaatttgcatatactccagaatgttatgaagagtgatcagatgaattgcaattaattgcaaagtccctctttgccatgcaaatgaactgaatccccaaaaaacatttccactgcatttcagccctgccacaaaaggaccagctgacatcatgtcagtggtTCTCtggttaacacaggtgtgagtgttgacgaggacaaggctggagatcactctgtcatgctgtttgagttcgaataacagactggaagcttcaaaaggagggtggtgcttgtaatcattgttcttcctctgtcaaccatggttacctgcaaggaaacacgtgccgtcatcattgctttgcacaaaaagggattCACAGGAAAGgttattgctgccagtaagattgcacctaaatcaaccatttatcagatcatcaagaacttcaaggagagcggttcaattgttgtgaaggcttcagggcgcccaagaaagtccagcaagcgccaggatcgtctcctaaagttgattcagctgtgggatcggggcaccaccagtacagagcttgctcaggaatggcagcaggcaggtgtgagtgcatctgcacgcacagtgaggcgaagacttttggaggatggcctggtgtcaagaagggccgCAAAGAAGCCATTTCtccccaggaaaaacatcagagacagactgatattctgcaaaaaggtacagggttgaactgctgaggactggggtaaagtcattttccctgatgaatcccctttccgattgtttggggcatccgaaaAAAATACTTGTCCGGAAAAGACAAAGTGAGCGATACCATcggtcctgtgtcatgccaacagtaaagcattctgagaccattcatgtgtggggttgcttctcagccaagggagtgggctcactcacaattttgcctaagaacacagccatgaataaagactggtactaacacatcctccgagagcaacttctcccaaccatccaggaacagtttgacgaacaatgccttttccagcatgatggagcaccttgccacaagtcaaaagtgataactaagtggctcggggaacaaaacattgatattttgggtccatggccaggaaactccccagaccttaatcccattgagaacttgtggtcaatgcTCAAGAGGAGGGTGGGCAAATAAAGACCCACaatttctgacaaactccaagcattgattatgcaagaatgggctgccatcagtcaggatgtggcccagaagttaattgatagcatgccagggcggattgcagaggtcttgaaaaagaagggtcaacactgcaaatatagactctttgcatcaacttcatgtaattgtcaataaaagccttcgacacttatgaaatgcttgtatacttcagtattccatagtaacatctgacaaaaatatctaaagacactgaaccagcaaactttgtgaaaataaatttgtgtcattctcaagacttttggccacgactgtacaacttaactggagtccatctgtggtaaattcaatttgggatgatttggaaaggcacacacctgtctatataaggtcccacagttgacagggcatgtcagagcaaacaccaagccatgaggtcaaaggaattgtctgcagAGCTCagggacaggattgtgtcgaggcacagatttggggaagggtgccaaaacatttctgcagcattgaatgtccccaagaacagtgggaacacatcattcttaaaaggaaaaagttttgaaccaccaagactcttgagttggccacccagccaaactgagcaatcgatttgcaagaatttctataagcaagtgttttgtttttgtcattatggggtattgagtgtagattgatggggggacaACTTAATAAAatgttataataaggctgtaatgtaaccaaatgtggaaaaaggcaaggggtctgaatactttccgactgcagtgtgtatatacactgctcaaaaaaataaagggaacacttaaacaacacaatgtaactccaagtcaatcacacttctgtgaaatcaaactgtccacttaggtagcaacactgattgacaataaatttcacatgctgttgtgcaaatggaatagacaaaaggtggaatttataggcaattagtaagacacccccaaaaaaggaatggttctgcaggtggtgaccacagaccacttatcagttcctatgcttcctggctgatgttttggtcacttttcaatgctggcggtgctttcactctagtggtagcatgagacggagtctacaacccacacaagttgctcaggtagtgcagttcatccaggatggcacatcaatgcgagttgtggcaaaaaggtttgctgtgtctgtcagcgtagtgtccagagcatggaggcgctaccaggagacaggtcagtacatcaggagacgtggaggaggccgtaggagggcaacaacccagcagcaggaccgctacctccgcctttgtgccaggaggtgcactgccagagccctgcaaaatgacctccagcaggccacaaatgtgcatagaCGACGTAGTTTTCATGCAATTTTTTTCTCTatagaaatactgcaccaaacatcttagattTAACATGACGTGACTAACACCTTGGCAAAAACGTCCAAATTGTAGATTTATTTATTCATCTTAAATTAAATCTGAGATAAATGTACACTTATGAGGAAGTGTACACAGTATACAAAAcagtaggaacacctgctctttccatgacataggctgaccaggtgaaagctctgatcccttattgacgtcacctGTTAATTCCAGCTAGAGCAAACCAAACCTAATATGCGGGCGCCTTTAGAAGATTCCCCTGGCGGTAGCTCCCCCCCAGATAGGATATGAACAGGGCAGggcaaaaatgtgtagaatagcaggataTTAATTTTTTAAGTTCTCAGcctcattgcaaaatgtgtaaaatagcaTGACATTAGCTATAAAACTTCAAATGTGTCTCTCTGCCATATGGCAatgtgtgtagaattgcaggaaattagctttaaaaacgGCAGAAACTGCGGTACACCACTGCCTCCAGTGGCACAAAGTCCATTTCTGCAGCATGAGACGAGCTGAATAAAAtgtaaaaggtttaaaaaaataaaaagcttgCGGTTCGCTCAATGCTCTGTTGACATGTCACACTTCGAAAAAAGAAAAGGAACTTCCCATTAATATGAACAGCGTATACAAAAACAGTGCTGCCAACTCAAGGATAGGGCATGAGACAGGCAT
The Salvelinus fontinalis isolate EN_2023a chromosome 23, ASM2944872v1, whole genome shotgun sequence genome window above contains:
- the LOC129821385 gene encoding gap junction gamma-1 protein-like; this encodes MSWSFLTRLLDEISNHSTFVGKIWLTLLIVFRIVLTAVGGESIYYDEQSKFVCNTHQPGCENVCYDAFAPLSHIRFWVFQVIMITTPTILYLGFAMHKIARMDDDEYRPRGKRMPMVSLGTNRNYEAAEDNGEEDPMISEEIELEKKEKPSKKHDGRRRIKRDGLMKVYVFQLLSRAAFEVSFLFGQYVLYGLEVSPSYVCMRSPCPHTVDCFVSRPTEKTIFLFIMYAVSALCLLFTVLEILHLGYSGIRDCFCLPRPRPPTPHQLASQHPSLCGRQVPTAPPGYNTVPKKDPKGMRLDYNLGDSGRESFGDEASQRELERLRRHLKLAQQHLDLAYQNEDNSSTSRSNSPESNGTAVEQNRLNFAQEKQSSTCEKGLQA